DNA from Toxoplasma gondii ME49 chromosome X, whole genome shotgun sequence:
GTACGCATGGCTGTCCTTGAAAGTGTCGGTAAATGACGAAAAGCGGCATTCATGATATACGAAGTGAGTTACGAACATGCCCACGCGGGATGGCAAGACATAGAGatgagaggaaaagaggatGCACACCAGCACTGTTTAGCAGCTTCAGATCTGCTAAAGAATCGTTCCTGCCCAGCCGCATCCCTACGAACGGCTGAGATGGAGAGGCGTACGCTTCTCCAAAGCGCCAGATATGATGCTTCTGGATATCAAAAAACCTACGGCCAGCGCACTTTTAGTTTTCCAGATAACTTTGAAATGATTTCTAGTGACAAGAAAGCCCGCCTACGCCAGGCCTGAACCGTCAACCTGGCGCGACAGACAAACACCTGGATACCTGTTGTGGGGGGCCAAACCAGAACCCAGTTATTTACAAACGCGGAGCCCACTTGTTTTGTGTTAACGGGGCCCTGCGTTGACATTCCCCGTTGGACAACGATTTTGTCTATGTGTCGAAAGCTCAGGAATACCCACGGCCGCATTCACTGGACACAAGTACACACGGCCCTGTAGGCCGTGAACGTGCGCGCTCCACCGAGCTGCGCTCCCTATATGGGTGTCCGAGACAGCCGGAATAGAAACAAAATGAGGGCCGAATCTGGCGGGTAGTATGTTTTGAACGCCGTATTATAGAGGCGTCCTACCAAGGGTTCAGATGTTGGAGTACGAATTTGTCGTGGCCTTCTAAATTCTCGTTCAAACCTGATTGCCGAAAACATGCACATTGCAGAGGAGGACTTGTGCCATAGCAGTAATACACAACGACCAGAAAGGAAGTCGTCTAGtgctttgttttccttcacGTAGGCTCCCGGCGCCGTTCACCTTCATACAGTCACGACGTCACTATGCAGGCTACCACAAAACGTTTGATTCGTTCAACACCACGCAAAGGTCCGAAGGTACGGGAACGGTGTAGTTGTCACAAATGACGACAGGAATGCCAGCCACTGCTTTTACAGATATTCACGACGGAGGCTGCGATCTCAAATACCACTGGCTGTCTAGATAGAAGCTAGCATGCATCCCAGTTTGTAGAGGCCACGTGTCCAGCAGAGCCAAACTGCTCCGGAGCAAGTGAGAGATCATGTGTAACCGTGCCACGACGTCAGTTATGCCAGATGCAACTTCCACGCGCTTCTGCTGCACGCTATCGGTTCCAGACGATATCCTCGGTCTTCCAGAACATACGAATCATCTACGGAATCACTGGGCTGGTCACTCAGGCTTCCGATTAATCTTGAATCTCCTGACAGGCTAGTACCACCTACTCTGTCGCGCCACTTCTTGCGGCGATTGTAGGCCTCCAAACTTTGCCGCCTGAAGGCGTTCCATGTCATACTGCATGAGCTTTCGATAAGCCTCCTTGGTGTCGTCAACTTGACGCCAATCAAGGCGCTCAAATTCGAATTTCGTTGAGAGTAGTGCACGATCTCTGAAGCATGAAAACAAGGCAAAAATCCTTTTTGGGACACATCAGAAACGTATACAGCAATGACACGTAACACGCAAAATATTTCTCACGTGGATAGTCTGACAGCGACAGTGCCTCACTGGAACACGCACAAAGGAGGCACGCAGCTGAGAACGTTGCGTGCTCGATAAGTGTTAAGACCATCGATGAAATAGAAAATAGGGTAAAAGCACATCGGAGAAAACCCGACAGAAACGGCTGAGGGGTTTCGAAACCTTCATAAAATACTTAAAAGGCCTTTGTCCTTACCATTAGACGATAGACCTTTTGGAGAGTCACATCAACAGGATCGTCTACTCTGTAGAAATCTGGAAAGCCATTCCGCTGTTTTCTTGGTTGAACACTCAGACTGTAGAAGGGCTCCAGCCACGTATACTGCCCGAGCAACAACAGCGCGCTTCAAAAATACAAATAAAAACGTGACTTGCCTCTGATATGCAAAGACGACGAGCCCTTGTGTGAGACTCATAGCGATCGTGACCAGGCCAGCCTCCCTCATCGTAAACGAGAGCTTGGTCCCCACACTGCACGGAAACATCAGAAAACGCCCATAGACACATTTCCGCCATCGCCACACGGTTAAAAAAAAGCTCCTTACATGGTGTATCACAAAACCGGTCAAATGCTGAATGATATATACATGCAAACGGCACACCAGCTGAGAATACAAAGAGAATGAAGCGGCCAATGATGACATACGACGAAACGCTGTCATCTTCAGTCCACAGTCATGAGTGTTCCCTCGCAACGGATAATATAAATCGAAAAGCGAAAGGTCTAGACGAGTGCAGTTGAGAGCCACACTGTCGAATGAAGCGAAAAAAGTGTCTTTGAACATCGCTACTGAAGCGGCAAAGTGGACAGTGTCGCAGGAAGCCAGTAGTCAGCCACAGTCTTTAAAGTGAAACCCCTGATATCTTCTCGCCCCGAATGCGAAACAAATTTTCTCACACGTGAAAAAAAGCACCTACTTTGTGATGTTGAAGACAGCCATGAATCCAGCGGCGCAAAATATTATGATGATAGTACAGGACATCACGATACCCTGGAGCAGCAAGAGCATACAGACAAGAAAAATGGGGTCGTGCTTTGCTTGCGTTACATGAGGAATTTATTCACAAAACGCCTGtaaacgcagagaagagaaggcgaacgacGGTACACCAGAGACAGTTTCGCATGAAGTTACAATTCCGAGATTGGTACTTAGATCCTCCACGCGCCCTCTCTTTTGGCGCAGCTGCACAACCCGTGTCGCCACCGAAAAGCTACAGTTTCCCCCTCAGACATGCTCGCAGTCTCTAAGTGGTTACATCTTTCACATTCCAGCAGACAACAGACATGGTGCCTGTGTGACCACAAAAGACTCCCCCCATAAGCCCTGGTTTCTCGCATAGAAAGACCACCCGCTTCTCAGGTCCTCGACGTGCCCCCACTGCCGTTCGCTAGAGCTCGACCCTTTGCTCTGGATGGGAGATACACATTAAGTGGTGCCCAGCTCATGTGCTGAGAAAGATGATCGTGCGGTCCTCATAGTCTCTCATAGTTCCACCACGACGAGAGCTAAACATGTTTTGAAACCATTGGTCTCAGCGAAGAGAATGATACCCGGCGAAACATACCATGGCAAACTTGCAGTGGGCATAGTATGGATGGGAGTTAAACTCAGGATCGCCTTGCATTTTCGAGTACGTGACGAGGACTGCCAGCACACAGGGGCAGGCGATCATGACGAATCCAGTCTGACCACCACATACAGCGACAAACATCAAGCTCACAAGAGCATTCACAAACAAAGAACGATCTCATTTGCACCGACATATACGCTATTTCCTAATGGGTGGTTGGGTTCGTGATACACCGGAACTGCCTATGATGCCGCTAACGACCGCGTCACAAATCGTGCGGTAGGCTGCATGGGTCAGCGGAAACGATATCAATGTACGAACAGCTTGTAACGGTTGCGCGCAATCAGAAACGACccacgaagagagaaaatcTACATTACTAAAAGTTTCTGTGTGAACCCCTGACTAGTCTGTCAGTATCGGCCTCCTGACGACAAAAGATGAAGTGCAAAATATGCGGATATCCTGCATACCACCATGGCAACGATCATGAGTTTGAAAACGGAGCTACACAGCGTGGACGCGTCCACATCCGCGAATGTTGTCTTGTAGGCATCTTTCCACTCATAGCCTTCCAGGAGTGTGCTCTGGGGATCACAAGCAACACACATAACCGCCGAGCCGCAGTGGGAGCCGGTACATGATTCGCTGGTATCATAGATCATCGAAAGTACATGCACGTTCCGACTTCCAGACACGGACAGTGAGCTACTGCTGCAACGCTACATCCCTTAGTTGTATCTCCGTGGCCGGTAAACAGTAACAATGTCCCATCCGAATAGCTGAATGCAGAAATGGCGCCGTGTATGCCTATTTCGCAGTTGCGTTCCCCCAAAGAACGAAGTTGTTCATTTTTTTGATTGATGGAAGACTCGCGGAAAGTAAGAACGCcaccgagaagagacactccGAAGAACTCCATACTGTCCTGTACTCCGGAAAAGCACGATCACCTGAAGCATGTGTCGCACCATAGCCGTGAAGGCTTGCACAAGCGAAATACATGGTTGAACATGGGAACCAGCACTGAGAACACTTAACACCACCTTGACATCTACACTTCCACAGCATAGATGAGTTCTCCCGCCTTTGTCAAAGGATGAATCCTTTCTCACGAACGGTGGCCTTCGCGGTCACTGGAAGGTGCTGGGCGGATCTTACAGTGAAACACTCGGTGGACACGCTTCCTACCATATAAAACAACAGGCATGTTTGTTGCTGCGCTGTAGGTGCAGATTGAAGTGACAATGCCAGAGGGGATACCATAAAAGAAGGCGCTTTTTGCTGACAAACAGAGTGAAGTGACAGACGAGGCAGCTGGCACGGCACTGCAGAACGTTGGATGACACATCTAAAACGCAACGTGCGTTGCTGGCAGATACCACCAGGAATACCCGCCCTCGATGTGGAAAGCGACTGGAGCTATGCCGTGAAACTCGAACACTGCCTACGTTGGTAGCGATTTCGCAGATGGTCTGTTGCGCAGGATTCCACCAGGTGTGCCAATCCTTGACCGGCTGAACGAAAAAAATTCCCCACGAAGAAGTGATTCCAGAAGTGCTCGCCTGCGAAAAGGGAACCACAACGTATGTGAATGAACAAGCATACGACGTTCACTCTCAAAAAAGGATCAACACTACTGTAAACTAGCGATAGTCTTGCCAGAGACTTCATGTCGCGTTTCTCACTTCCTTCCAGAACTATCCAACCAGGTGGACAAGAAAACCCGTTCCAAACGCTCGTAGGGAACAACGAATTttgagaaagagacagatgcaATCAAATCGATGCAGTCTTCGCCCCCCGGGGACATGAATCACCATGGACTGAACTTCTCCGATAGGGGGGAGGCGCTACTCCAAGCAACCACGGTACCACTAAAAGGTACTGGAGGCATGAGCGGTGTAAGAACTGTAGCGATACGGAAACGTTCAGCGTCTTCCTAAGCACCAACAAATGTGCGAAAAGTCAGCGTCTGCTCCAAGAATTCTGATTTTAGACCGAGCGTCCCAGCTCAATGAAAGCTGCGATAGACCGCCTACAATGTGGTCGCAGCAAGCCACACTCGAGTAAAAGGCGTGTGAATGAACCCAAGACAAGTGGATCCGGGTTTTGCGGTCTCTCTTGCAGACGCCGACCACACAATTAGATACGAAAGGCCTACATTCATGTGGGCGAGGGACTGACGACTAACGGCCATGTCCGTTTACACAGAAACGCTTCAGTCAACGTGTGGCAAACGACGCAGTAAAAAGTCAGTGGTCGTAGGTAGTGACCGAGTGCAGAAATTTTCTTGGAAATGGGCAAGAGCGGGGACGCACCTCAAAGTATACCAGGAGAAAATTTGATATGATGATTGAAAAAAACGTGATAGCAACTCCAATCACCCGCAAATGGTGATTCTGCACATAGGGATTCGCGCCTAAAACGCTGAGGTTGATCATCTTGCCGGAGACTCAGAGGCACTGACGGCGGGGCTGTCTGTCGGAAGCCGTGAGAAAAACGGCTCTCTCAAAAACAACCAACACACAGATCAGCTGAACAGACCTGTACGGAAACGGGCTGGACGAAATTCAGAAGATGGCGGAAGGCAGCGGCGGAacacacgcacagcccaagacgGAAATGCGTCCACGCCGAATCGAAAACACCTTTCCTCGAGGATGTCCTTCTTGAGGAAGTTTGCAGAGTCATGCAACGGGTCCAGGAAAAACTAAAAGCTGGGTAACCCCTCATAGATGACCGTCCGCAGAGGCGGGCAATTAGAGCAACAAAAAACTCGAGAGCGGAGGCCGGGAAGGAAGCTGCACATATGCGTTTAAGTGTGTTGTTGATATTGTTGTGTACAGGCATGCGTGTAAGACGCAATTGGACTTCACAATGAAAAAAAGGATTCAGTACTAGATTAACAACACCCAACTAACGTGCGTGTTTAACACAAATCCGGAACGTTGATACTTCCAAGGCGGGTCGCCGGCAGTGGCTGCCAACgaaacagcgaagagaaacaaagactACTCGTGAATTGAAACCTATTAGAAGAGTAGAAAAAAAATACTAGAGGCTGCGTCCACTCTGAAAGGCTTACGTCATCGACAGGCAAAAACTGAAAACTTTGATGCCGTTGCCTCAGTCACCGAGTGCAACGGCAGCCACCGACATTACTGCGACGAAGCTGGCCGAGAAACACCAGTGCTCTCATTTTTCGGACAGTTAGACTGATATCTGTCCTATCAGAAACACTCGGCTGAACATAACCCAGCCTCGCCAGTTGCATTTGTCTTCCCCTGTCGTGTCACACGGCCAGTAACCTATGACCGCAGCGACGCTCGATGATAGGCCTCAGACAGATGTTACTGACAGAGCGTTCCGATGAGATTCAACACAGAATCTGAGGTGTTTTGATGAAGCATCCGTGAGTAAGGAAACGAGTATCAAGCATCATGCCAATCCAAACGATCATTCGAAGTAATATCTAGTGGTTCGCGTGGCCAACTGACCAAGCACTTGCCAACGGGCAAAAGCACGTATTTTTCATTTCCACACCCTTCCTCGAGGAAGAGGTGGGGACAATATTAAATTGTTCACTTGAAAGCCCTCACAGCCAAGCGCAAAATGATATCACTGGTAAAAAAACAGTTTTCCTCATGTTTCTTCGACGCACTCGTCTTCCGATTGGGTTGACTCCGGGAGGGGCTAGCTACGAGACAGCGATACACAGAAGGTAAGCGACGGTACAGGGTACTTATAAAACAAAAGATAGTGTACTGCCAGCAAACGACTCAACGACGAAAAGCAGCGTCGTGCCCGAAAACAAACTAAACGTGCATTCAGCAACGCAGACGTGACGGTCGACGCTTGCAGATCTGCATGTGCCGCGGCGACCCCTACTTGCATGAGCGTCTCAGAACCGAGATTTGACCCAGGTGGAGACGGCAGCATGACTAGCAAATAGTAAATACAGCCATAATTCTTAAGATAACTATCGATTCGCACTAACACACAGTATCGGGCCATTTTACTCCATCCGGCCGGTGACATTCCTCTTCCCGCACGCCGTGTGCTACGCAGCCAATTTTCTTGGCACGTGCTGATGCCGTCTCCTTGACAGATTTCAAGGCTCGCATCGGCACCTGAAGTAGTTCTCTTGGCGTATTACCAATAGGGTGTTTTGAATATAAACCTTTAAATATCAGATAACACTCCAGGTTCCGCAATCGAGAAGGGGCGCGTCCACTTCATACTTCTCGCGATTCTTCGATGTGCCAAGCCGTCAGGAAAACCATCGGCAAGAGTCGATGTTGCACTCGCGCGTCGAGTTAGGCTCGGTAATTCGATTGGTGGCGCATCTGCCAAAGAGCTACGGGAATAGGTTGTGGCACAACTTGCACCTGTTTTGCGTGAAACAGCTGCTGCTACGCGCCACTTATACACTCAAAATCATTATGCTCAGCAGTGCTGGCTCCGAAGGCTCTTCCCACGGGAAGAATTAGGATGGTTCAAAAAGGTCAGACGACCTCCAACGTGACCCCGTTGGCGGGGGTTTTAGCAGTGTTTTGCGGAAACAATTGCAGCTCTTATCCAGGCCAGCCTCCAGAGTTCTTTCAGGCGTCGCTTGAAGCCTTGCAACGCCTTCCTTTTGTGCGTATATGTGATTACGAGCAATactctgtttcttcagcaCAACAAAGTCAAGAGGCCTACGACTACGTACCGTTTCCCTTAGCGAGGATTGGTCTGATTTAGTGGATCGGTGGAGTCTGGCCATCTCGATCTTCACATTCAAAGAGAATTATATTTTAGAATTTTTTGGATAAACGACATGGCTTCGCAGGTGGGAAGCATAGCGGCTCTAGACTGATTGTTGTGCCGCTTTAACATTTTCTTTTGTCCATTAAATAAGGAGTGAGCCTTAATCACGAAAGATTTAGAAAAAGCAAGCATCGCCAGGAGTTCAGCAACGAATTCGGGTGTATCTCTCCTGGAGTCGACGACGATCTCAGCAGCACCCAAATCTGGCGGGAGAACACCATGTTTTCCTTTGTATCTCATAAGGATTATTCGGCCTTATCAAAGGCATGCCGTCATGcagcaagagagaacgacTAAACCCACAGAATGTCAACGGCAGCTTCCGTCACAACAGGATTTACCATTTTCCAAAAATAACAGATGCATACGTCACCTCTCCAGTCAGCCGTGGGAAATAGTGGCCGGAGTGCGTACGGTGGACAGCACCAGATGAACTACACAGTGAGTGTCAGGTGTCAAGAAGAGGGTGGTTGACACAGCCTCTCAAGAGTAAATGATTTCGTGTGAGAATGCTCCATTCCCTTGCAGCAGTTTTCTCATGTTGTCGACTGTCTATCGTCACCGCCGTAGTCTCGAAGCTCCTGGATGTTACCACACACGTACCTTAAGTACCATATAAGCCACCCCTGCCTCATCATCACCAAGTTGAAGTGTTGTCTTCtcaaagagaaagcgaaaccATATTTTATGATTGGACTTCTTCCTACATAAATTAAGTCGACTTCCATCTGGACGGTATTTACCTCAATTGTGAAATCATACAAGGGCTAATGATGCCCATCGGCACATCAACGTTGACAGTCGAATATATAGGTTACACGATATCTTCCCACCTAGACCTGTGTTTGCTTTCTGCAGCGCTTGCAATCACGGTGGCCCGTCTGGACTTGCAGTTCATACGTCACATGAAGCGATTGTATGTTGACAAGCCGGTTGCTTCTGCGTACGTATGATGGTCAGGAAGCTAAACTGCCACAGCGCCTTGGCCAAGACTTCAGCGCTAACGTCGTGCTCAGTATAAACGCAGCATATGAACCTCCACATCAATAGGGAGGTCAACAACCTCAGTTTAACATAACATCACTCTTGCTGATACAGTGGCCGTGAAGTCAACAAGGGCACAGAAAAGGGAACCGAACGGGAACACATGCGGTGCGCCATTTGGGCAACATCGAGGATCTTAAATGAAAGATGGCCGAGACGTTAAACGCTGTTCCGTGTTCGCAAATAATACAGTGTtaattaagccgcaggctcaGAAGGAGCATCGGAAGGCTGTACAAGGTAACACGTCTTTTATGAGGGTGGGAATTGCCTCCAGTtgtcaaagaagaaagacgggTGATGAGAATTCGACAGGAAACTAAAGGACCACGCGCGCACGAGCTTCATGCAACACTTTGTACCCAGTTGAGAAAGATACACTGTTCCCTCCTATCCGTCTGCCATAGTGGTCGGAGCTACAACCCCCTAGTCGTGGCCAAAAGTTTGCACACGGACTACAATAAGGTATAGTGTCTTGCAGCCCTTCGCCTTTGGCTCTCAGAAAGGTTTCCTGCAGTTGTAAATTCTTTTCAGAGCTAGTAGTGTATCTGAAGGGTCTATTTTTGAACGACTCCCGTTGTCTTGGCATTCTTGAGTTTCTTTCGGGTGTTGTCTTGTGTgtccatgcatgcagctcgaCAAGCGTAAACCAGCAGTAGCGATCCTGTTTGTTCGTCGCACCGACattcctgtcttcttttacgcgttctctgtctctgtctagATTGCCAAAGTCAGAATTCATCTCATTGTTAGTCGCGTGCCCCCCTCGTCGTATGCTCGTTatgttttctgcttctcttgcctGCGGGTGATCGTTGTTCCAATTTTACCTGGCAGTTCTACGGTCTTCGCATCAGCGGTTTCAGCCTCGTTGCTTTCAATGCATTAACGACCCCATCTATATCCCTTGAATGTGTTTGCGACAAATCTGCGTTTTAGTGTCTGCTGAGGTGTACACTCCACTCAACATTGCCCTCCCGCTTCTGTCGCTCACGTGCTCTGTTGTTTCCTTGCCCTCGTCCCTCACCTTTTCGACCGGAACTGGCTGTTCTTCCGCCGAGGAACCCTTCTGATTCGTTGCCTTCCGTTACTGCGCTATTCCGTCTTTTCTCATTCCGTCTATTTTCTTTCTGAAATAGTCTTTTGATACAGACTTCCCATCGCCTGCGTCGTCCGTAGCCGCCGTCATAGGTGGAGTATATCGACAGCGGGACACCGCGAGGGCTTGCACTGTCTGCTCCGCCTGAGTTGCGCGTTTGAGCCACGAGAGATGCATTCGAAAGGatgaagaggcgaaagagaaaaaaagcagagactcgcttttttctgctctcgctgGACTGTACCCCAGCAACAGGCTGGCGATCCAGTGTCACACTGAGAGGCGTTGGACATCGGCAGTCAGCAGGGGCCAAAGGAGAGAGCCCCATTGATTAAGCGGCCGCTTTATAGTTCGCTATACTGAGTCTTCTGGTCGGTTAGTTGGAGTTCTCGCTGTTCTTGGTGTCATTGTTTTCTCTGGGGACGGTATATTGCGAGTTGGACTGCTCGTTTATCCCTTGAAGGGCTGGGACTTGAACTCCAGCAGGCCGGCGCCTTTCGCTttcagaagaaggaggactCCCTCAGCTAGAGACACACACTTTGGAATCATGAGGCCGTCACAGAAGCTGGCTGCTGCAGCGCAGGCGAAGCGAAGCAGCAATCCACCAGACCAGCCTCTGCCTTGTCTCTCGGGGAAGCCGCGGTCGTCTGCGCGTCACCAGAGACGCACCAATTCCATGTCTCTTCTTGAAGAAAGTCTGACCCCCCCGAAGGCGTCTTCGGTtcagctgctgcatgcgttgccaACCAATATTAAAGCAAAGGCTGCGAATCGCGTCTCGTTCGAGCAGCCGCAGCTCGCTGTGGACAAAGGCGGAAGATCCATTCCTcgagacagaacagacaagctctcttcttcagcgtcgAACAGAGGAGAGCCGCGCGGTGCGGATGACAAGCACTTTCCGTACTACGATACCGAAAGCGAAGatgaaaaacagaaagaacgcTTTCAGGAACGGAGCATGGAGTCGGACTGGCTggaagaacaaagaaaatCTATCACAGACCAGCAGAGGCGGTTTCAGGCTCTTGTTGATCGGCTGCGTCTCCGAGAGGGAGATGTTCAGTAAGTATTGTCCCCTTAGATTCTGGGAGTGCCGGAGGTGTGTTCGTGTGCTCCTCGGCTCATGCCATGTGTATTCCTCAGTACGCACTTGGACTCTGGAACTACctggctgtctcttcgcggctTCACAGTGGCACTTCCGGCGACtatctgtcttcttctcttcctgcaggTTTCACATAGATAGGTGCAGACGGATGGATGTAATTAGGCAGATACCAGATATAGGCGGATAGACACGTACATGTATTTGATCAGATGTAGGTAGGAAGATACTTGGATACAGGGAGGTACAGAGATGTACAGATAGATTCGCAGGTCATCAATATCAGTGCCCATCCGTATCCTGGTGAGTACGGGTGGTgctgcagcgagaagagcgctCTTGGACACCCCCAACAGTGTCGGCTTGCGTCTGTACTGTGagcgacgaaaaggaaaTTTAAGTTCGAAGAGCATTTCCGAGTTGACAAAGGCACAACCATATGTAGAGTACATTTCTCGTCTGTGAAATTTTCAAATAAGTGACGACGACGTTTGTCATGTAGCTTCGAAAAGAAGCACCGAAACACGGGGAATAACATTCTCCATTTGCTGGCTCGCTGCCTCACGCTGCCTTGACCCTTGCAAATTGTCTCAACGGAAAAGACACACAAATAACAACGGCGGCTGTGTCAGTGGTGCCTCCAGGCCTCTATTGGGTGTCAACACTCGAACGCGGCGAAGCGGAGTTGAtcgtttctcgttctgtGAGAGCCGTGGTGTCCTGCGCGCTTGCGGCGTTGTCTGTCTGTCGGAATCAGAGCAATTTTCGCGACGTTGATGGCATCCACACATTCAAATCGTGGACTGTGAAGAAGAGCCACAAATGCGCGGGCTGATTTCTCGATTTCATGGTCCTTCAACATGTAGTTGTTTCTGTTCTGTTCGAAGCGTGCCACGTGGATGGCTGCTCCCCATATCTCCTTCTGCTGTGCCTCCACGAAAGTGGGCAGAGGAAAACCAGGGGCCGACCATAAGTAGTGATTCCTTTGTCTAAACAGCTTGCACCTTACATCCAAGAGCACGCGGGTCATTCCCTGTAGGCCGCACTTTACAGCTTGTCATGGTTGACTAAGGAGCACAAACATTGATTATTGTTTTATTTTCGCTGGTGTGTTTTCAGCCTCGCACCGTCTGTGCGGAACAATGTGCTGAGCAAGCTGCAGGATGCGATTCCGTCTCCGGCGTCTTTGGCGTGCTCGTCGCAAGAGAGCGGCGTCGACATGtggtcgccttcctcgttttcgcaCGCCTCCTCGTTTCCGTCGTCGCCGaatgcagcgaagaaggccgaAGATGATCCGGCTCTCGACCCCACTtggacgcatgcgtcgacccTCGTCCGGCGTCTCCAGCAGGTCCACGCGCAGCGTGAAGAGCTGGAGAggtgggagagagaacagcgcaGGTTGCAGCAGGAGCAGCGGCGGGAGTTCCTCGAGAAGCAGCGTgaccgagagaaaaaggagtgGGAAGAGCAGATGGCCCGGCAAATTGCGGCTAACAAAGAAGTTCAGAAGGAGCTGGATGAGCGCCTGAAGCGTACCAAGACGAAAGGCGACgttgcctcgccttcgccgcagACTCAGATCAAGAAACTGTTGAGTGAGAAGCCTCCCGACGCACTTATCGGTCTCGTaaaggaggcgcaggcgaaaggcgaagagatGTTTCCCGCGGTGCCTCCCAGAGATCAGAAGACGCGCAGAGACGTCAAAGGCGCCAAGCGTGTTGTCCAGCCCCATCCTGGCATCACCCTGCATGTTCAGTCGCTCCAGATTTGCTGGTGGAGACCGGACAGCTcaacgaggcagagaaggccaCGACGAGAGGGAGCACAGGAAGGCAATTCCccagaaaagaacgaagcCCGGGACACTTCGCCAGGTCCTGAAGATGAGGACGGAGAGGCCTCCGCCCGCTCCTCGTCGgactcttcgtcttcggacGAAGACGTCGGAGCCAGTGGTGGAGACGCGGCCGCAGCAGTCTGCCGGAGgcaaggagacgagagcggcAGCAAGCGATGTCTGAAACCGCCCGCAACAGTGGTTCCAGGCGCAGTCAACTACTG
Protein-coding regions in this window:
- a CDS encoding hypothetical protein (encoded by transcript TGME49_224620~Predicted trans-membrane domain (TMHMM2.0):19-42:112-135:155-178:192-212), whose protein sequence is MINLSVLGANPYVQNHHLRVIGVAITFFSIIISNFLLVYFEASTSGITSSWGIFFVQPVKDWHTWWNPAQQTICEIATNSTLLEGYEWKDAYKTTFADVDASTLCSSVFKLMIVAMVTGFVMIACPCVLAVLVTYSKMQGDPEFNSHPYYAHCKFAMGIVMSCTIIIIFCAAGFMAVFNITNVGTKLSFTMREAGLVTIAMSLTQGLVVFAYQRDRALLSTKFEFERLDWRQVDDTKEAYRKLMQYDMERLQAAKFGGLQSPQEVARQSLNENLEGHDKFVLQHLNPW